In a genomic window of Glycine max cultivar Williams 82 chromosome 13, Glycine_max_v4.0, whole genome shotgun sequence:
- the LOC100527358 gene encoding uncharacterized protein LOC100527358 (The RefSeq protein has 1 substitution compared to this genomic sequence) has translation MEGITEGVNNININISDSYKKNRIQVSNTKKPLFFYVNLAKRYMQQHDEVELSALGMAIATVVTVAEILKNNGLTVEKKITTSTVDIKDDSRGRPVQKAKIEIVLGKTENFDELMAAAAAEDGENRDVEEQSA, from the exons ATGGAAGGCATAACAGAGGGTGTGAACAACATCAACATTAACATCTCCGATTCGTATAAGAAGAATCGCATTCAGGTCTCTAACACCAAGAAGCCCCTCTTCTTCTACGTTAATCTCGCCAAG AGATATATGCAACAGCATGATGAGGTCGAGCTCTCAGCTCTAGGAATGG CTATTGCCACAGTAGTAACTGTTgctgaaattttgaaaaacaacggACTTGCTGTTGAAAAGA AAATCACGACATCAACTGTTGACATAAAGGATGACTCTAGAGGTCGACCTGTTCAAAAGGCCAAG ATTGAAATAGTACTCGGGAAGACAGAAAACTTCGATGAGTTGATGGCTGCTGCGGCTGCTGAAGATGGTGAAAATAGAGATGTTGAAGAGCAGAGTGCATGA